The Silene latifolia isolate original U9 population chromosome Y, ASM4854445v1, whole genome shotgun sequence sequence CCCAATTCATACATGTATATACATATGAGATAGAGGCCAACAATTTGGTCCAATTCAACAAGAAAAGACGACTCAAAACAGCCCCTAAACATGACTCAAATACACGGTTTCAAGCTATTGTGAGACCGTCTTAAGACAACTTTTTAAGCATGAAAATGATAGTATTCATCCAAACAAATTACCCAACATAATTACCCACTTTACCAAGAATCTAAAGGTACCAACTTTTCTGAAAATGGATAAGTAAAACTCgaataaaaccgtcttaaaaaccGCACCACCAACACCAGATTCACGGTCCAAAACAGAGTACGAAACCTGCAAAAATACTCCCATTTTTCGCATGAAAGTATTCCAACCAAGGGCCATGCTAAGACAACGTTTAAGACAAAAATTGTGTCTGAAATTTACATGTCTAAAGCAgttcaaagacagtcccaaaggGCCACCTAAATCTTTCCGAATCTGACCAAATTACTAGCGCTTTGAGGCGGAAATTCGTCATATTAAGCACACGACACAGACGTACCTCAAGTGAGCATATAAACCGAGTAGAATCCCAACACATTCAACCGTTTAAAAGAGGAAATGCATAAAGAACCAATCTTTAACATACAAGGGCATGTAACACGACACATAAGACGTGatttcgacattttgtcgagtaacctagcACTGTTACCTTAACTTCTTCAATCTTCGAGGAAATCGTCTACTATGAACAAGTTTCCTTCCGCGTCCTCAATGTCTTCACCTAGAAACTAAAATTACACCCAAAATTAGCTTAAAAACGTCACACCCATAAGACTGGTCGAGACGAAAACTCCACAAGCCTACGTCTTTCTTACCTAGGAAGGTGAAGGAGGAAGTAAGAAGGATAATGATGCAAGAATTATaaattttggttgagaaatggaggAGGGATCTCGGTTTGAAAGgtcgaaaaatggagtttgtacAGTGCACTCTGTTTTATTGTTGCTGCTGGTATATTCGAAAAAGATGAAGGTTGCAGGGGATTTTAAGACAAAAGAAAGAAGGGAAGATGCAGGGGGTGGGGATAGAGGTGGCCAACAGCACTGGCTGGCCCGGCCAAGCCCGACGGGCCCTTTTAGCACACAGCCCGACCATGCCCGACCCAACCTGCCTAGCCCGCCTCCCTATCCTGGCCTGGCCCGGGTTAAGAAACCCAAACCCAGCCCGTCCACTTACCCGCCCTCTGACCCGTATCTGACTCGGCCTCTAACCCGGCCCGGTCTGGCCCGACCAAAAGTGATGTTGTTGCTTAACGGCTATATGACAGTATGACACTAATTGATTAGTGTCAAATCTAATTGATTAGTGTCAAATTGATAATTAATTGGCAATTTGGCTTGTGTGATATGAATTTGGCAATTTTATATCTTGTCTTCAATTAGTGTGATAGATTGATAACTTTGTTATCATCCATGTCCAACGTCTACTAATTTCAACGGCTAGTttagatttgtttttttttcttcctaattctaatcctataaatacccccctaATTCCCACACTAATCCTCACATTTTCTCAACTCTCTATCTTAATCTATTCTATATATTCAAATTATCAAGttttattgattaatttaagttacAATATATTAGATTACTAGTATAATAGAATTATCttattaataattattataaatttataattcttACTAATTATTATGTACTAAATTAAattttagaattataattatataaaaatGGAAGAAGGAAGGGATTATACTCCGGAAGAAGTTGATGCGATATTTGCGTCTCAAGAGggtaatatattttattttcgttttttaattattgttaatttcgtttTTAAATTAGTGTTACTTCTATTTTTTAATTaatgtttttttgttttaattatgCATTTTAGAAATATAATCAtctaatttatttgaatttttgtagGTTCTACCCATAATGCACACATTGAAGAAGAagcaaatcaaagtaaaaaaggaaataaaaaatcATATGTATGGAGCTATTTCATGAGGGTGCAAGACAAAAAAGATCCAAGGAGTCATCGTTGTATATGCACCGTTTGCCGTGAtgtaaagaaagaaataaaagatTATGCTTGGAAAGTTGGAAGCGGACTTGGAAGTATGAGTCGCCACTTGAATAAAGAGCATGGTATAAGCGGAAGTGGTGTTGCTAGCCAAACTCAAACCCAACTTAGCGGTTTAATGAGCAAAGAAGCCGGTGGAGGTAAACCTTTTTTTTATAACCAAAAGGCTATGATTGGTCATATGGCTACATTCGTTAATCTTGAAGAGTTGCCTTTTACTTATGGCGAAAATGTTAATTTGGAAAATTTTAATAGGCGAGCATTACAACCCGCTTTTACTCGTGTTAACCGTTTCCACACTTTAAAACGAACTACTATGGAACAAtataaagaacaaaaaaaaagaattaattGATGTTTTGCTAATTATGATGGTCGAGTAGCATTAACTAGCGACACATGGACTACAAAACAAAATGATCCGTTTTTGTGTGTTACTGTTCATTAGATTGATCATGATTATTTTTTACAAAAACGTATTATTGTTTTTTATATCATGGAAGAAAAACACACCGGTTATAACCTCTTTTTGCGTCTTAAAAAATGTTTAGAAAAATTTAATTTGTCTAAGAAAGTTTTTTCCATCTCATTTGACAATGCATCAGCTAACACTAAATGTATTGAACATGTTCCTGGAATGGATAACTTATTGCTAAATGGCAAACTTGTGCATATTAGGTGTTGTACCCATATTATAAACTGGCGGCTCAAGAAGGAGTTACTTTTCTTGCACCACTTTTAAAACCAATCAAAACTTGCATTAATTGGATTAGAAATGCTAGATCGATGAAAACACAATACAAAACATTGTGTAAGCAACATGGGTTAAAACCCGAACAATGGTCCACCGACTGCCCTACTATGTGGAATTCGACATAGAAATTGCTTAACCAAGCTGTAAAGTATAAAGTCGTTTTAAATGAGTTATATAATAGTCACCAACGTTACGACCATGAAATGCTTGATAATAGTATGTGGACAATTGCCGAAAATTTTTGTAATCTATTTGAACCGTTTTACAAAGCTACCAACATTTTCTCTCTTGTGTATGAACCTAATGTGCATTTAGTTATACTTGAATGTCTAAAGATCGTTCTTGCATTTTCTAAGATTGAAAAGGCCGAAGCATGTTTAATACCCGTAATCATTGATATGAAAAAAAAATGGATGAATTATTTTAGTACTTTTCCGCATATAGATGATGTAGCTTGCATATTAGATCCATGTGTTAAACATATTGGTTTAAGGAATAGCGTAGAATATTATTATAAATTGCTTGGTGTTGAATTTAATGCCCAAAATTATGTTGATGAATGTATTAATATTTTACGTGAGTTGTCTAAAATTTATGTTACGGTTAATGATGAGTCTAGTAGTAGTAACCCTCCAGCTCAAAAGAGCGCTCGGTTTGACAACGAACTTCATTCAATTTTATTTCGGAGATCGTCAACACAATCCTCCACTACTACTATTTGCGCCACAAAAGACTTGGACGATTATTTATCATATCAGGTTGAACAAAATGATAAGGATTTCAACATCCTTCTTTTGTGGAAATCCCGTTCCATCCAATTCTCTTTACTATCAAAAATAGCAAGAGACGTACTTGTTGTTCCTGCTTCTACGATTGCGTCGGAGTCCGCTTTTAGTGCAGGTGGAAGAGTTTTAGATGACAGAAGATCTAGCCTAGCACCCTCGACCGTAAAGATGTGTGTGCGTAAAAAAGATTGGGATCAAGCCAAAATAAGACGTCAAGGGGCAACGGAGTACGACCTATTAGAGGAAGACGACCGTACCGACGATGGGTCATCCGAGACGAGCTCTCCAACCTAGAAAGGTCAAAGTCATCCAACCGCCTATAATCCAAAAACAGGTAAGTCAGGTAAGTAAAGAACTACGTGGGTTTTGATTCTTCCGAGTTCCGACGAAGATACGTAGGCAACTTAATCCTTACTCTTTAAAAAGAGGGGACTTGGTATCACTGTAGCTATGAATAGTGCCTACCAAAGTCTCCCTCTGCCGTTGATTTATTTACACATTAAATCTCCACCATCCATCTCTGTTATACTCACAACCACAACTTTCGGTCCTTCTCTGCTCAATCCCGCTCATTCTCATTTCATTCCTCACTTCTCACCTCACTCCTTCGATGCTCTCACAAAACCTAGAAACCTGATCGTGAATCTCCTCAAAGGTATTCACTCTTTCTTATAATTGATTCTGAATTAGTTTTTTATGTTTATTCTATTTGATTTCCAAGGATAGCGTCTCTGAATCTCTTATTTTCAAGTTATTTCCGTTTGTTTTCCTTTATGTTGGAGTGTTATAATGATTTTGGGGTCGGATAGCGGTTAGATTTGGTACTGCCTGAACTTTGTTTGCGTGGATTTGTAGGTTTCGTGAGCTGCTTTGGGATTTTCAGTTTGATTAAGATGTGGTTAAGCTCCTTTGAGTGTCAATCGGGTTACTTATGTCTCCTCAAAGGTATTTTACTCCTTAAGCGATTTGGCTTTCATTTTTTTGTAATCTCCTGGTATTTACTCCTTATTAGGGATTCcgcgttcgtttttttttttttttttttttgtctgttTAGGATTGGTTCCAGTTTTGGGGATTTCTCACAGTTTGAATCCGCtaattagatttgttttcaattgttatttgttattattgATTTATTACTACTACTGTTATtactttcattattattattattcgaaTGATGTCTGATCTCATTATTATCGCCACGATCCTGGAGCTGAAGTTGTGGACATGCACTAGATCCTGGGGCTGGATTTGGCATGAGCTTGGAGTTGTTTGGAGCTTTGAGGAGATGCTTAGCTACTAGGGCCACTGTTTTGGATGGTGCGTTAACCAGGTATTATTAGTATTGTTACTGCTATTTCTTTGTTAGACCTGTATTCACTCTTCAATTGATGCGCGGTCAGTTTTGTACATTCATAAGATCAGCTTTATTGCAGTCTCTTTATCGATTGTATTGCGCTTTATCCTTGTTGTGATTGCATTTTTCGTGGACTGCGGTGTTCCGGAGTATAAGGCGACAAATGGCTTTGTGTTGTCTTCTCTGCCCAATTCATGGTGTGTTTAGTGGCATGGGCATTGGCTTACCGTCTAAAGCCTGCCTGTTTACTTATCTCTGCAGTCTTTTTTTACCTTTCAAGATTTTCTGATATGTGTTAATTTGGGTTTCTCGCATTTCCAGGTACCCGCTCTTTCCAATCTCCGGTGTTCTTTGTTTGCGCCTTGCGGTGGAGCCGGTATTATATTCGACTGGCTATGTACTGactttttttttgcctttttcaAGCACTTTATAACCTCTGTTCTTTGGAGTTTCTTGCATTGCTACATTATAGCTAGGAATAATACCTTCTCACACCATTTTCTGCCGTTGATTTCTCCCTTGTGATCTCAGATTCTTGGCCCTTTATTTTACTTTCACCTGCAGCCACACTTTTTGCCATTCTTACTGCCACTCTACTTCACTCATTCTCGTCCATCATTTGCTTATCACTCCTCGATCAACACCCTCGTCAAAAACCTAAAGGTATTTTTACTCTTAAACCCATTTTTTGTTGTTTATTATTTCAATTTTA is a genomic window containing:
- the LOC141634502 gene encoding uncharacterized protein LOC141634502, whose protein sequence is MSLELFGALRRCLATRATVLDGALTRYPLFPISGVLCLRLAVEPILGPLFYFHLQPHFLPFLLPLYFTHSRPSFAYHSSINTLVKNLKIGWISSQLGWALSVLSS